A single window of Jaculus jaculus isolate mJacJac1 chromosome 22, mJacJac1.mat.Y.cur, whole genome shotgun sequence DNA harbors:
- the Golt1b gene encoding vesicle transport protein GOT1B isoform X2 has protein sequence MGLTGFGVFFLFFGMILFFDKALLAIGNVLFVAGLAFVIGLERTYRFFFQKHKMKATGFFLGGVLGVLVGWPLIGMIFEVYGFFLLFRGFFPVVVGFIRRIPILGSILNLPGIRSFVDKVGESNTMV, from the exons ATGGGACTGACGGGATTCGGAGTGTTTTTCCTGTTCTTTGGGATGATTCTCTTCTTTGACAAAGCACTACTGGCCATTGGAAAT gtCCTGTTTGTAGCTGGCTTGGCTTTCGTCATCGGTCTAGAAAGAACATACAGATTCTTCTTCCAGAAACACAAAATGAAAGCCACGGGGTTTTTCCTGGGCGGCGTGCTCGGGGTCCTTGTCGGTTGGCCGTTGATAGGCATGATCTTCGAAGTTTATGGATTCTTTCTCCTGTTCAG GGGCTTCTTCCCAGTTGTCGTTGGCTTCATTCGAAGAATACCTATCCTTGGATCCATCTTAAATCTACCTGGAATTAGATCA
- the Recql gene encoding ATP-dependent DNA helicase Q1, translating into MASVSALTEELDSVTSELHAIDIQLQELTERQQELLRKKAALTKKIRQCLEDSDAGASSNGDTSPAAWNKEDFPWSGKVKDVLQNVFKLQQFRALQLETINVTMAGKEIFLVMPTGGGKSLCYQLPALCSDGFTLVICPLISLMEDQLMVLKQLGISATMLNASSSKEHVKWVHAEMVNKNSELKLIYVTPEKIAKSKMFMSRLEKAYEARRLTRIAVDEVHCCSQWGHDFRPDYKALGILKRQFPNTSLIGLTATATNHVLKDAQKILCVGQCLTFTASFNRPNLYYEVRQKPSNADDFIEDIVKLINGRYKGQSGIIYCFSQKDSEQVAISLQKLGVGASAYHANLEPADKTRVHTRWSANEVQVVVATVAFGMGIDKPDVRFVIHHSMSKSMENYYQESGRAGRDDSRADCILYYGFGDIFRISSMVVMENVGQQKLYEMVSYCQNIHKCRRVLIAQHFDEVWNADACNKMCDNCCKDVAFEKRDITQSCRDLVKILRQAEERDEKVTPVKLIDSWTGRGAPKLRVAGVAAPALPRAELEKVIAHALLREYLKEDYSFTAYATISYLKAGPKANLLNSDAHVVTMQAAKASQSCGRVESPETCQSERVNKKKEEKTSSNFQKFANMAQHSGSKNTGAKKRKIDDA; encoded by the exons ATGGCATCTGTTTCAG CTCTCACGGAGGAACTGGATTCGGTCACCAGCGAGCTCCACGCGATAGACATTCAGCTTCAGGAGCTGACAGAAAGACAGCAAGAGCTTCTTCGGAAAAAAGCCGCCCTGACCAAGAAAATCAGGCAGTGCCTAGAGGATTCGGATGCTGGGGCCAGTAGCAATGGCGACACTTCCCCTGCTGCGTGGAATAAGGAag atTTTCCATGGTCTGGAAAAGTCAAAGATGTTCTGCAGAATGTCTTTAAACTGCAGCAGTTCAGAGCACTTCAGCTCGAAACTATTAACGTAACGATGGCTGGCAAGGAGATATTTCTTGTGATGCCCACAGGAGGTGGGAAGAGCTTATGTTACCAGTTGCCAGCACTGTGCTCAGATG gTTTTACACTCGTGATTTGCCCGCTGATTTCTCTAATGGAAGACCAGCTCATGGTTTTAAAGCAGTTAGGAATCTCAGCCACCATGTTAAATGCTTCTAGTTCCAAG GAACATGTGAAATGGGTTCATGCTGAAATGGTAAATAAAAACTCTGAATTAAAGCTCATTTATGTAACTCCAGAGAAAATTGCAAAAAGCAAAATGTTTATGTCAAGACTAGAGAAGGCCTATGAAGCAAGGAGACTGACTCGAATTGCTGTGGATGAGGTGCATTGCTGCAGCCAGTGGGGCCACGACTTCAGACCTG ATTATAAGGCGCTGGGTATCTTGAAGCGGCAGTTCCCTAACACCTCACTCATCGGGCTGACTGCAACGGCAACGAACCATGTTTTGAAGGATGCACAGAAAATTTTGTGTGTGGGACAGTGTCTGACTTTCACAGCTTCTTTTAATCGCCCAAACCTTTATTATGAG gttcgGCAAAAGCCCTCAAATGCAGACGACTTTATTGAGGACATCGTGAAGCTCATTAATGGGAGATATAAAGGGCAATCAG GAATCATATACTGTTTTTCTCAGAAGGACTCTGAACAAGTTGCGATTAGCTTACAGAAGCTGGGCGTCGGCGCGAGTGCTTATCATGCCAACCTGGAACCAGCAGACAAGACCAGGGTGCACACGAGGTGGTCGGCCAACGAAGTGCAG GTCGTAGTGGCAACAGTTGCATTTGGCATGGGGATCGATAAGCCCGACGTGAGGTTTGTCATTCATCATTCCATGAGTAAATCCATGGAGAACTACTACCAAGAGAGTGGACGTGCGG GTCGAGACGACTCGAGGGCAGACTGTATTTTGTATTATGGCTTTGGAGATATATTCAGAATAAGTTCAATGGTTGTCATGGAAAACGTAGGCCAACAGAAGCTCTATGAGATGGTGTCGTACTGTCAGAACATTCACAA atgccgCCGAGTGCTGATAGCTCAACATTTTGATGAGGTGTGGAACGCTGACGCGTGTAACAAAATGTGTGACAACTGCTGTAAAGACGTTG CGTTTGAAAAGAGGGACATCACACAGTCCTGCAGAGACCTGGTGAAGATCCTGCGGCAGGCGGAGGAGCGGGATGAAAAGGTCACACCGGTGAAGCTCATCGACTCTTGGACAGGAAGGGGCGCACCGAAGCTGCGGGTGGCCGGGGTTGCCGCGCCCGCGCTCCCTCGGGCGGAGCTGGAGAAAGTCATCGCGCACGCCCTTCTGCGGGAGTATCTGAA AGAAGACTACAGCTTCACAGCATATGCCACCATTTCATACTTGAAAGCAGGGCCTAAAGCCAATCTTCTGAACAGCGACGCCCACGTTGTGACCATGCAAGCAGCAAAGGCCTCCCAGAGCTGCGGCAGG
- the Golt1b gene encoding vesicle transport protein GOT1B isoform X1, which yields MISLTDTQKIGMGLTGFGVFFLFFGMILFFDKALLAIGNVLFVAGLAFVIGLERTYRFFFQKHKMKATGFFLGGVLGVLVGWPLIGMIFEVYGFFLLFRGFFPVVVGFIRRIPILGSILNLPGIRSFVDKVGESNTMV from the exons ATGATCTCGCTCACGGACACCCAGA AAATCGGCATGGGACTGACGGGATTCGGAGTGTTTTTCCTGTTCTTTGGGATGATTCTCTTCTTTGACAAAGCACTACTGGCCATTGGAAAT gtCCTGTTTGTAGCTGGCTTGGCTTTCGTCATCGGTCTAGAAAGAACATACAGATTCTTCTTCCAGAAACACAAAATGAAAGCCACGGGGTTTTTCCTGGGCGGCGTGCTCGGGGTCCTTGTCGGTTGGCCGTTGATAGGCATGATCTTCGAAGTTTATGGATTCTTTCTCCTGTTCAG GGGCTTCTTCCCAGTTGTCGTTGGCTTCATTCGAAGAATACCTATCCTTGGATCCATCTTAAATCTACCTGGAATTAGATCA